The Peromyscus leucopus breed LL Stock chromosome 4, UCI_PerLeu_2.1, whole genome shotgun sequence genome segment CCCTCCCCTTGTCCAGGGTGGGAGCCAGTCTGATCCTTGCCAACAAGAGGCCACTGAGCCCTGGGAGAGCAGGCTTCTGGAACTGGGGTTGGAGGGTTGTCCTCTGTGGCCCCTGACCCATTACCCTCAGAATAGCTGTGAGCCTGGGCCTTGTCCCCAGTGTCAAGGTCCCTAGAAATGTCCAGTAGAGGGCCAGGGGGCTGGGTGGACCAAAGACAAAATGACTCTGGCCCCTACCAGCATGGCCAGGGGCTGGCTGGTCAGGAGGTCTGAGCCTCTCAGTAGCTAGCCTCTGCAGCTCAGTGCACTGAGGGGGCTTCCTCAATGGCCTGCTCCATCCGTAGGTACCAAGGCTGGATCCGTGAGTGTCGCATCAGGTCCTCGAAGGCCTCCAGGCCCTCCATCACTCGCAGCACGCCATACACTGCCTAGGGAAGGATCAAGAACAGCCACTGCACTGGGGCCATCGGGCACCAAGGCCTCGGACGGGGcctctgcctgtctgctgccagcTGTGGAAGGATCGGAGATCTCAGCTCCTGGTCAGACCCAGGCTACCCGGTTACAGCGCTGCCCGAGGCCAGGGCTGAAAGCCAGGGCAGTGAGACTGCCAGGTAGAAGCCTGGAGCCCATGCATGCCACAACCGAGTCATGAATCAGAGGGAGGGCTGAGGCCATGCAGCTGCCATTCAGGCCCCTGGATCCTGCCCAGCCTGAAATGGGCCCCTCCCTGAGCCTTTCAGGTACAAGAACCATGAAAGCTCCGTTTGTTTTTCTCCCTGGTGATACACACAGGGAAGAACACAGTCCCTCTGGGGAGCCAGGAGCTGCAGAGGGTAGGCCTGGCCTGTGTTGTCCCTCCCCAAGGGCAGGCCACTCCATCTACCACCATCATACCCACCAGGTCAGCCAGGTTAGGCTTCTGACCCCCCATGAACGGCCGGTCCGTGCCCACGGCTGTCACCCACTTGTTGGCCGCCTCATAGAGGTCTACACGTACGTCATCCTGCAGGTGGTGCCTGGGGATAGTCAGGAAGGTGGGTCAGGGAACTCCTTCCCCAGCCCACGGGGACACAGCTTCCTTTGCATAAAGCAGAAAGGCTGGGTGACTGGggtagcggggggggggggggggggggggggggggggggggggccgcgcgCGAAGGGATGGTACCTACATCACTGAGCACCTGCCCCAGTGAGTGATGGTGTGTGGCTCAGGATGAGGAAGGGACCCTGACAAGGAGGCAGAAGTAGAGGGCACAGGACAGGGCCATGACTTCTGACCCCAAAGCCTGAGACAGGAACTGATGAGAAGTGCTGGGTCCCAGGCCTGGCTCGTCTTCTCTAggcctgtttctctctttcctcctgaaGGGTTTGATGCCCTGACTGTGGGAcagcagacccccccccccctgatcccacatgtgcatatatttgcACAAGCCATCACCTGCTTTTGAGGCGCTTGCTGATGAGGTACATGGCAGCTGCACCCACATACTTGGCCATGGTGGCCTCCACAACCCCAAACTTGCCCTCGCGGACAATGTAGTCGAAGGAAGCCAGGGCCTCTGCGGGTGTTCGGTACACATTGGGGGAGATGAGATGTACCAGCCAGTCGTCCGCCCATTGCCTCCACTTCATCTCCTCCCTGCAGATACAGGACATCGAGGGCCCCTGAGCCAGGGCTCTGCCCCGGCACTCAGTCTCCCACAAGACTcccccagagcagtggttctcagccttcctaatgctgtggccctttaatacagttctcatgtGCTGATCCAACCataaattacttcattgctacttcatatctgtagttttgctactgttacagatcataatataaatatctgatttgcaggatgtttgacccccaaagggctCACTTCCCGCAGGCTGAGAACCCACTGCACCAGAGCATGCAGCTTAACCTGGTCCTTATCACCACCCCACCCGCCCGCAGTCGCAGCTCCACTCACGTCCTGGCTTCCTTCCCGCCGTACATCTGCTGGGCCTCCTTCTCACCCAGCATGAGCCAGTACTTGTTGCAGAACTCCGTCACCTCCTTGCCCTGGTCATTCATGGCCTTCATGGGTGGGTAATAGGTGATGACCTCTTCCAGGGGCTGCCTTCAGGGGAAGGCTAGAGCTTCAGCCTGACTCCGTCCTCCTGCCCCCTTGGCCTACCAACCCAGACCACCCCAGCCTGGCTCAGCCACTCAGGGACTCAGCCC includes the following:
- the Ptges2 gene encoding prostaglandin E synthase 2 isoform X1; translated protein: MARAARVAWILGLSRCALAEGPRARPWTPVSAQSWAGFTRAAAGSPGPAVGKGSPRLLGAAALALGGALGLYHTVRWHLRAQDLRAERSAAQLSPSSHLQLTLYQYKTCPFCSKVRAFLDFHSLPYQVVEVNPVRRTEIKFSSYRKVPILVAQEGDSLQQLNDSSVIISALKTYLVSGQPLEEVITYYPPMKAMNDQGKEVTEFCNKYWLMLGEKEAQQMYGGKEARTEEMKWRQWADDWLVHLISPNVYRTPAEALASFDYIVREGKFGVVEATMAKYVGAAAMYLISKRLKSRHHLQDDVRVDLYEAANKWVTAVGTDRPFMGGQKPNLADLAVYGVLRVMEGLEAFEDLMRHSRIQPWYLRMEQAIEEAPSVH
- the Ptges2 gene encoding prostaglandin E synthase 2 isoform X2, which gives rise to MAFSWMQDLEREWSPCGSLVSSLPSRWTATVASTLKALLRGAAFSFPPLLEIRSRPHLWPALPSCLLSPSSHLQLTLYQYKTCPFCSKVRAFLDFHSLPYQVVEVNPVRRTEIKFSSYRKVPILVAQEGDSLQQLNDSSVIISALKTYLVSGQPLEEVITYYPPMKAMNDQGKEVTEFCNKYWLMLGEKEAQQMYGGKEARTEEMKWRQWADDWLVHLISPNVYRTPAEALASFDYIVREGKFGVVEATMAKYVGAAAMYLISKRLKSRHHLQDDVRVDLYEAANKWVTAVGTDRPFMGGQKPNLADLAVYGVLRVMEGLEAFEDLMRHSRIQPWYLRMEQAIEEAPSVH